In Coriobacteriaceae bacterium, a single window of DNA contains:
- a CDS encoding PTS sugar transporter subunit IIB, giving the protein MKKIVLACGAGAATSTLVAQKVATMLDANGYADKYEIVQCAISEAKDVCDEGADLLIATTVAPEGLTCPYVSGVPFMTGMNRVAAEKAVLDVMAQ; this is encoded by the coding sequence ATGAAGAAGATTGTTTTGGCTTGCGGTGCTGGCGCTGCTACTTCCACGCTCGTTGCCCAGAAGGTCGCCACCATGCTCGACGCCAACGGTTACGCCGACAAGTACGAGATCGTGCAGTGCGCCATCTCCGAGGCCAAGGACGTTTGCGACGAGGGCGCCGACCTGCTGATCGCCACCACCGTTGCCCCCGAGGGCCTCACCTGCCCGTACGTGAGCGGCGTGCCCTTCATGACCGGCATGAACCGCGTCGCTGCCGAGAAGGCCGTCCTCGACGTTATGGCTCAGTAG